From the Nematostella vectensis chromosome 7, jaNemVect1.1, whole genome shotgun sequence genome, the window GAAGATATGGACACTACAACATTTTACCAACTATactatttcttttttccttcCCACTTAGTAACAACTATGACTCACCTAGATTGAGCGTGCTAGAAGGCGAAGGAGAATTGTTATCCCATACGATATCGAGACCATGGTCAAGAAATGAGTTATTGGAAGTAACACGTCTTGGGGTGCACTGAACGTTCTTTCCTGTCAAGAAAACAGTGGAATATGATGGATTTCGGGTACTTCTTTAAATgcgagaaaaagaaataaagttaCTGTTATAAAGTATTACTTTAAGCACAAACCGCTCGGTAATATCAGCGAAAGGTGAAAACGAATCCGTGAAAACACACAGAAGTTCAAAGATAATAAACAAAAGAGTCGTTGCTTTATTTAGGTTAATAGAAACGTCTTTATCGGTCAATTCTCGTCGAGTTTAGCACACGTTTTAAAATAACTAGAGTCTATCAAAATATTCGGTATATAACGGTTCATAGAAcgcagaataaaaaaaaacgaggcGAGCTCGGAACTTGAACGCAAACTTACCCCGGCTTGTCGAGCGATTGGGAGTCTTGTCAACAGAGCGCTTCTTTCTCATCGGAAAAGCATCTGTAATACTCATTACAAGCCTTTCCACTGCTTATAAGCTTGTTGCGATGAATTCAACTCATAACTTTCGAGAAATATGTGTAAAAAAAGTGCAGAATAAAGTGCTTTACATGTGAAGACGATACGACGCTTACAAAATGGCGCCGGGAGTTTGAATAAGCCTCGACTTGATGCAACGCCTATGATTGGTCACTTAGTCTCTGTGGTAAAAAGGGGTCCCATGAGAtcggcagaaaaaaaaaagaaggaaaaacaCGATTGCGTTGCGGTATGTACTGAAgcatatattttttgtcataACTGTGTGGTCTAATACCGTGGGTTCCGGTGGCTCAAAGTCTTTTCTAACCACCCCTATCCTTTTGGGAGatgtaatgtttgggattcctgttttGTATGACCGCAAGGTTTTCTGGGTAGCAGCAATAAACACCgagagtccgccattactgtttattcgttttgatcctaaggtttttctcaaatacattacattttttggcGACGAGGATTTCGGAAATGGCAACCTACGGCAAAATAGACGAATTCGACAGAGATTCTGATTCATGGGAACAGTATATCGAGCGTCTAAACTTCTATTTTGAAGCAAATGGAGTAACTACGTCTGACGATGACTTGAAAATACGCCGTGCAATCCTCCTCAGTTCggtaggaaaaaaaacctacaAATTAATGTCTGACCTGCTGGCCCCAGCGAAACCTGGAGAGAAATCTTATGCTGACTTGTGCACCTTGGTAAAGAGCCATTTCAACCCAAAACCGAGTGAAAGCGTGCAACGGCACAAGTTCAATAACCGTTTCAGATTGAGCGGGGAGAACGTGTCTGACTTTGTAGCGGCTCTACGAAACATGGCAGAATACTGCAATTTTGGTGGCAGTCTGGAAAATATGCTGCGTGATCGTCTGGTGTCTGGAATTAACAATGAAAGAATCCAAAGGCGTTTGCTATCAGAAGAGAACTTAACTTTCAAAAAAGCTTACGACATTGCTTCGTCTATGGAAACGACCGCACAGCACATGGCCGATCTTCAATCTGCTCCTTCTACGTTAAGTTCAACGTCTGCATCTGTAAAAAAGGTCAGTTTCTTCGCCCTTACCGCGTtctaaaagcgaaaataaagagtGTTATCGTTGTGGAAAAAATCACCACCCGTCAAAATGTCGTTTCAAGGAGGCCACGTGCCATTATTGTAAAAAGAAAGGACATATTGTTGCCAAATGtctcaaaaaagcaaaaaagtcgTCCGAGACAAccaagccaaattcaaaccaccATCCAAAACAAGGGAAACCAGCAATTCATGTCCTGGATActgataaagaaatagaagatGAAGATATATATCCATTGTTTGCTGTCAGTCAAGGCAACCGCCAAAATCCGTATGTAGTAGATGTTGAATTAAATGGTCTTAAAGTTCAAATGGAACTGGACACTGGTGCATCACTTTCAGTAATCGGAGAGGACATTTTTGATCAATTGAAGAACATTGAGGGTTCATCTCTCAATCTGCAAGATACCAAGCTAACCTTGAAAACATACACAGGGGAGACAATTCCAGTTTTAGGAAAGCTTGTAGTGGAAGTCAAGTACAAGGACTTCTTTGAACACTTGCCAGTTATAGTTGTACAAGGCAAGGTGCCCAGTCTCTTTGGACGAGATTGGTTACAACATGTTAAGTTGTCATGGCCAGAGATTTTCCTAGTTCAAGTGGTATCCCCTGATGTGTCTGACCTGCTAAAGAAACATGAAGATTTATTCAAGGAAGGACTAGGGACAATTCAAGGAGTGAAAGCAAAGATATACGTTGATCCTCAAGCCAAACCCAAGTACTTCAAACCTCGCACGTTAGAATATGCACGACGTCAGAAGGTAGAGAGAGAATTGGACCGTTTGTTAGAAGAAGGAACAATTCGTCCAGTTCAATTTTCGGAATGGGCAACACCCATTGTGCCCATTGTCAAATCTGATGAGTCTATACGCATTTGTGGAGACTTCAAAGTTACTTTGAACCAAGTTAGCAAACTTGACAATTACCCAATTCCTAAAACAGAGGATCTGCTAGCTCAACTTGGAGGTGGAGTGCAGTTTACAAAACTAGATCTGAGTCAAGCTTATCAACAACTTGAGTTAGATGAAGAATCAAAGAAgtacaccactatcaccactcATAAAGGCCTATTTGAGtacaatagactgtgctaCGGCATTGCCTCAGCCCCTGGGATTTTCCAACGCACAATGGAAAATTTACTGCAGGGTATTCCGAATGTTGTAGTACGAATAGATGATATTCTCATTGCCGGGAAGACATCAGCAGATCATCTCAAAAGTCTAACAGAAGTCCTGTCACGTCTGGACAAAGCTGGCGTCCGTCTTAAACGTTCGAAGTGCATTTTTCAAGCACCTGAAGTCACTTACCTGGGACACCGCATAGACAAAGATGGTATCCACCCCCTTGACGAGAAAATCAAAGCAATTCAAGAGTCACCGAGACCTTCTAATCTGAAAGAACTGCAAGCCTTTTTAGGCATGCTTAACTATTACGCTTGTTACATACCTAACATCACTACAATACTATCTCCTTTACATCAGCTGTTAGTCAAAGACACACCTTGGAACTGGAGTGAAGCACATGAAAAATCTTGGAACCAAGCCAAGTCCACACTTCACTCTTCACAACTTCTAGTGCATTACAGCTTGGAAAGAGAGTTAACCCTTGCTTGTGACGCATCACCATATGGTCTTGGTTGTGTTATTTCACATGTGATGGATGATGGGACTGAACGTCCTATTTCATATGCCTCACGTACTCTGTCCCCAGCCGAAAAGAACTATTCACAGCTCGACAAAGAGGCAGCAGCCATCATGTTCGGGGTGAGGAAGTTCCACTCATACTTATATGGACGGAGTTTTACCATCTACACTGATCACAAACCCCTGCTGGGTCTGCTACAGTCAACTAAACAAATACCGACCTCAGCCTCACCACGCATATTGAGGTGGGCGGTATTCCTGTCAGGCTACTCATACACTTTAGTATATCGAGAAGGCCAGAAAAATGGTAATGCCGATGGCCTGAGCCGGCTGCCATTGCCAAATGAAACCAGAAATGTTCCAGTGCCTGGCGACATTATGTTTGTAATGAATCATCTTGAAGTCAACACACCCGTTAAAGTCAAGGACATTGAGCGTTGGACCTCAAAAGATCCTATTCTTAGTGCAGTACGACACCAAGTAATGTCCGGTTGGCCCAATTCAAATGATCGCATTGAGTTCAAGCCCTACTCTTATAGAAAGCACCAACTTAGCTGTCAGGATGGCTGTCTACTCTGGGGCTCTCGCGTAGTCATTCCTCCTCAAGGAAGAGTCAAGCTTCTCCAGGAACTACATGATGGACATCCTGGAATGGTTCGCATGAAAATATTAGCCCGAAGCTATTTCTGGTGGCCTGGCCTGGACGCGGATATTGAGCAAAAGGTGAAAGATTGCACAAGCTGCCAAAGTAATGCTAAGGCACCTTCTACTGCACCCCTACATCCGTGGGAGTGGTCGTCTAGACCTTGGTCTCGCATACATATTGACTATGCAGGACCTTTCGAAGGACACATGTTCCTGGTGATCGGTGATGCCTATAGTAAGTGGATCGAGGTATTCAAGACAAACTCCAGTACTGCTGCAGTAACCATCCAGAAGTTAAGAGAATGCTTCTCAGTACATGGACTGCCTGATATCATTGTATCTGATAATGCAACTGCCTTCATAGGTGAAGAATTTGCCCTTTTTATGTCTGAGAATGGCATAAAACACATCACTTCAGCACCTAAACACCCAGCATCCAATGGATTTGCTGAAAGATATGTTCGCACTTTCAAGGAAACAATGAAGAAGATGGGAGGggaaaaggaaaacttagACACAAAGTTAAGCAGATTTCTACTAAGCTATCGTACCACACCTCATGCAACCACTGGTAAAACACCTGGTGAGCTATTAATGAACCGGAAGCTGAAGACGCGCTTGGACCTGGTAAACCCCCTTAGTCAGGACACAATTCGCACTCGTGTAGAAGATAAACAGCTCGCACAGAAGAAACAACACGACAATCTAGTGCCACTCAGAGAATTTCAAGTGAATGACCCAGTATTTGTCAAGAATTTTTCATATGGTCCAAAGTGGTTATGTGGAACAATTATTCAACAGTCAGGACCGGTTTCGTATGTCGTTCAACTCAGTTCAGGTGGAGTGTTTCGACGACATGTCGACCATCTTCGCCTGAGGACAAGCACACCCACAGTCGCCAATGATCTTCAGAGTTCAACAGAATTGGCCCAAGTTCCAATGCAAACAACTGTACCCAAGCAGATTCCAGAGGAATTTAAGGAACCTGAGATCACAGTTCCAGAACCTTCATTGGAACCGAAGAAGACAGAGCTTCCAGCTTCTGAACCTGCAAGTACTCTGCGAAGAAGTACTCGACTCAAAACCACACCTACTCACCTCAAAGACTATGTATGTTAATTTTAAGCAGCATATCACACACTGTGTACATTTTTCCGGATCTGATGGATTGACAACTTGTCAAGAACTTGTCATggacattgttgttgttttttttacttgttgaCATATTGTGTGTATAAATTTGATAGTTTTACTGGCCTCAGCAAGCAAGTATATCTTAGTTGTAAACTTGGGTGGGGCAGTatgtaatgtttgggattcctgttttgtatgaccgcaaggttttctgggtagcagcaataaacaacgagagtccgccattactgtttattcgttttgatcctaaggtttttctcaaatacattaCACGAGATGAgtaaagaatgtcaatcacccacttctttgttattgtttatcattgaaaatgcagcggtttattcgcaaggtaACTTCAAAATATTGATCTACGTATGAactctgatatgttattgatgatatttgattgaaaatatcttgtttACTTGTTTTAATTATTAGCCGATAGAAATGGAGGCTTTTTGTGTGACTTGGTATTAGCGGGAGCAGAAAATGGCcgctgtgtctacttgcacggcttccTGTAAAggagggaaaaaaaaaacagctacaCGGCTGTCTCCagttttctcgatttttaggacgtggaagtgttttaaagcaagaaacttgttatttaggctaaaaaatgagaaaatgggagacagccgtgcagctagttttttttttctcctttaccggaagccgtgcaagtagacacagcgtaaaatgtcctgggatcatttcgggtcctgtacagaacTCCACGCTTCGTACATACTTTGCCGAGCATTTGCGGGCCGCTTGTTGCATAGcttttcaggctaaaaatcgtcgcttggctgttctaaataatctaatcgtggaagtgttttaaagccagaaacttgttatttaggctaaaaaacgagaaaatgggagacagccgtgcagctagttttttttttctcctttaccggaagccgtgcaagtagacacagcgtaaaatggcggcgtgattagcCCTTTCACTCCtaggtacttttgagcaacattgtaagaaaaacagactgaaaaaaagaaaccacCACAAAGAGTCCAACACtacagttaagctaagctaccgctgacccaagacggtatgccttgaagtttccaacaatgcactgcagTGCCTTTTCcttctagcgacggcactgctacagcctgttgcttacaacagttttgcttgtaatttgcttaaaaattacagctttttcacatctggagagtgccttagaaCATCATGAAatctttttgggcataattaatgctgtgcttatggatgtttgcacgctgaggttgattcaatgcatacctgtcaaccttcgaaaatctcaaggcttgataatttttaggggggaggggtggggtatattcgttttttgggggaggggtgggtttaaccttgcaggcgtttgccgtatagaaagcttttacgaacaaatccacttatggATCgcacgagggtgttagataaattgcacTACGCAAGtgaattattgtttcaaatattttaatagaaaatagtcAAAATTACGATTTTCAGAATAATTTtttggaagcgataaaaatcgctaaaaagcgggagatttggtgctcaacgcgggggagcgggagaagggttccaaaatcttgagactcccgcctaatgcgggagagttgacaggtatgtcaATGGGaaaattccttgtctgggcttcaccaagtgagaaaggaattttctggtgaatggcctcatactctccaatgtgggccatctttgctacccaaccttattcaaaaattgtttccaggcttattctgggttccttggacctggaaatgttttgtttggcttcggggcaaaaaaaaaaaactgttatgattgtGGGGGaagagattgcccgcctgtctgtcaaggtgtttccaagactcccgtgatgcagtgcaggcatgcaaaataggctaaacatgGTGACCCGCTTCTAATAGAGGTTCTAGCtctgattattgtgactgattgctgtaaaatgggacctgacggagcgcaataaaggtatctattggtgacttgatctgtgtttgcttgtctctatttgtagttcggaattttgtgtcttttttgctaagaaatgtttttaagtttaagcatttgtttacgaattggtcagaaattaacaaattgacccctcaaccggcctgtaccggctttgggaagtacccacaacccaaaaaattcataaatgcaaactaaacacaacaagataaagatactcaggcatcagtctaagggataaatggtcttgaagatatgcatccaaccaaggtgttggcaactactcttaagccaaataatagcacaggttctttgacaaatttcaaatcgaacaagaaaaaaaatgcagaatcacccctctcaataaaacgctcaaaatacaacacaaggaagagagatcagcaaacacagctcaagacacaaatagatacctttactctgatcctccaggttcatttccatggcctcaaaacacaatgtcctcTCCTTGAAAGCTTgtaaaccacgaagatgcctctacggattgaaaagcattctgggagatccagggaaaaattcacgaggggagggccagtcaacaatcctctccccaaagtcagatggtttttttataagtcttttcaccccgaagccaaacaaatcaattccaggtcatacagacccagaatagcagtgtaaacaattttggaatcaatttggtttcagaaaagacagcatttaggagagctgtggtgattcattagaaaattattttctcattcaggcaaagccaaacaagaaaaaatcatcatgaatccacctttgcaaATATCCGAAAggaaagcactcaattatgccccaaaagacttcatgatgtcctgagacactctcctaatatgctcatagctgtatttttgatgaaaaatacaagcaaccatcaacttgtgctggcttcagcacaacgaggAGGGactaaaagtggggaccgcaaagcactgttggaaagcttggataccgctgactaggtgcagctgtgtttgactttgacgggctgtataaaactcagaatagggggggaggtatctgttttcagtaaattcagctcaaaaatagccaggagtcaatgggttaaggttgatattttgagaaaagagtcaattctattacattgcttagatgcgctttagaaagtcgtctatgccttggatgaatctatgagtatccaggtctggtgatgtttagtttgcatttttgacgttttggagttgggcctatattttacaggcgtctcagggcgttatggcaatgaaagacttataTTTAATTTTCTGCAAGTCTTAAAGGTAGCGAATCGAAAACTGCGAATTTAAGTATGTGCGAAACGGAAAGGAAATTCTAATAAAAGGCTGCGGAAAAGCATCCCAATTAGCCCTCCACCGCTTATTGCAATTAAATAACTACTACAAAACTCCACAACTGTCCTGCTATGACTTTATTCTGCTACTTTGTAGCTAAAAATACAGATAAAACCATTAAGATATTACCTTAAATtgtattgtaaaataaaatacagatGAGTTAGttttaaaatttctttaaaaaaggaGTGTATAACAGCAGTCAAGGGAAGATCCAGGGGGTTGGTTGCCCATCTACCCCCATTTATTTgaattttgaagttttttttattatccatCCATTTTATAGTCTTGATCTGCCAATAAGTCTATTATAAGTCCTTTggcaataaaataataaaaaaaactttgaaaaggcaagacagattttttttaattaaaaagaaTATTTAAGATATTTTGGTGCTTGACCAAGAAAATGCTGGCAATTTCATTGTCAGAACTTTGAGTCACAATCAGATCTTAATTCATTTCATCAAGAACAGTTACTCCAACTGACACCACCGTAAGGGTTACTTTGTGATGACCAACAAGCCGAGCCGTCATTGTACCGATTCAACCCATCACTCTCCAGGTTGCCCCACCCTGAGGGTGCGCTGACGGACTTCAGTTCTACTCCGCCCCACCTATCATCTCCCTTAGGGGGGTTAGGCAATGTGCCAGGTGCTACACGCACACAGTCGGCGTTAGAAGTTGACTTGAGCTTACTTAGCTGTTGCACCTGGTTTGGAGTGATCTTATTGTTATGTTTaagcccttttttcttttgatttttatGCAAGGCATCAATGTATTGGTGGACTATGACATCACTGATATCATCATTGTCCTCCACTATGGCAATCTCCTGCAGGTCATCATCATCCAAAGAACCCTTAACCACAACCTTTTTCTCCCACTCAAGCCAAGCCTTATGGCCAATGGCACCTTCGTCATCACCACTttctttcttgcttttttgtgTCAATCTAATCTTGCTTTTTGTAGAGATGGGCACAGACTCTTTGTCTTCAAACTTAATGGCATTCATTGATTTAGTTGTTGCCTTCTCTGGCCTCCGTAATGGCCTTGTGTTACTGCTTATTGCACCCTCAGTTTTTCTTGTAACAGCAACTGAATCACTTTTTACAGTATCTTGATAATTCAATATATCTTTTCCCTTATGATGAATTCCATTTCCTATTTCAGGCTTCACTGTTGATGATAAAGCAGGTTCTCTTGAGGAAGCCTTGTCATCCATATTCTTGGACATGTTAGAATTATTTGATGCCTTCCCATCTTctgatgtttttcttttcacaGATTTTTTAATAGAGTGTGGTGTTTGTAGACGTAGTAGACTTTCAGGGATttcttcctaaaaaaaaaaacacaaaaatttgATCATGTTAGCTCAGTTATGGTATACATTAAGTTTTAGTATAAAGTTTAGTATAACTTTCAGTGTGGATCAACCCCAGTCCTAAACAATCATAGAAATGCATGACATACAAAAAAGATCTAACCTCTTTAGAGCTTAAGGTTGGTTTCTCAAGCAAGGTGATCCCCTAATCCATCAAGGGTCAAATGAGGAATTGAACCATATTTTTCCTGTCTTTCCCTTTCACAGGGTTCAAGAAGAGGTTGCTGGCTAACTCCTCTAACTCTGGTTAAGTACTTTCATATTTGGTGTCCTCCTTTCACCTGAAGGAGGGTGTCAGTCCATCTGATCTGACCATCACAATGcagtagcaaggggtggggcactggggaaACATGCGCccccattaaaaaaaaattaggtaATAACCAGTtggggcatggctgtgcccccataatatttctttatgtttctgtatcgtgccccctaCCCCAATAATTTGAGGCCTGCTATAGCTATGCAACAAATACTACTTACCCTGAGAGATACTTCACCTTTGATAAATAGCTCTTGCATTTTCTTCCTTCTAGCAAATTTCTAAAGAAGAGTAATGGAAGAAATTAGACATTATAATAAAATTCTGGACTCCTTATTTTGATATATAGCTTCaacttgaaatatttcaaacaGGTTATTGTACCTCTGCTTCCAGTGGCATGCATTTCATTGCTTGCAATGCCCGTCCTCTTCCTGCTGCAAACTTCTCTGGAAATTTTGAGGCCATATCAAACAACCTGAAAACATCAGTGTAAATAATTAATCACTATTTATGCACAATATTATGCAAAATATTTCTCCCTATGCACCCAAAAGCACAAAAAGCACGTGTTTTTTCGAATAATCCCTTTTTCTTACAATATAATTTATTTGAGGAAACTTAACGGCgtcaataataaaaacatacgAATGTCCACTGATACTTTTcctatataataaatatggaAAGGTGGTGATGATTTCAGTATTGTCACAGTATTAAACACAAAATTAAAAGCTGTGGAGTTTCTTTATCTCTCGAGTAACCCCATTTCTTAACGAGAAAACAAACAGAACACGAATAACAAAGTACACCGGGTGAACTGTACTGATATAACAAAAACGTAGGGCTATGAGATCGAAGATGACTTCCCAGTTTTTCAACGAATGAAACGCAATTAACGATGAACACCTTGAGTTAACGCGATCGGCGTGAAATCTCGCGACTTACCTGTTTCAACAATCTCAAAATAATTGTGACAAATAGACGAGGAGGTGTGAACAGTATAAACACATCATAAAGAAGTGTTAGCCACGTCAGACGATTTGAGTTTTGCAGCGGGATTTACCGGTCTTCAAAGCCTCCAGTTTTAGCTCGAGCTTTTCGTTCGAAATTGAATTCGGACCTTTGGTCGAAAGGGAATGGGACTAGCCATGACGCGGTCATCCTGTGGTGGGGATCCAGGCCTCTGAACAGAATTAGAATTtgtgctttgtgttttgtattttgtttaacTTATAGGATTTCTAGGCTTGAATCAATCACATGAAAGCAAATATGACGAGCTTTTTGTCCGCAAATGTTCGTCATATGATAGTAGAGCTCGATAGAGAATTTGAAGAGTCTTTATCTAAGACTGAGATTTGCAGAGGATTTGGCTCTGATGGCGAAATTCTAGTTGAGTTAGCTCGTCTCGGAGGAACAAACAGAAATGGTAGGCATAATATAAGTTATAGCAGGAGTAAAATAAGATGGAGAGTGGTCAGCTCTCCATTTGTTACAGAAAGTTAGTGAGATGCAAAGATAAATAGGCATAGACAGAGaataacagacagacaggcagacagacagacagacagacagacagacagacagacagacagacagacagacagacagacagacagacagacagacagacataaaAAGTTGGGCATACTAACTCTGCTTTGATTGCAGCACTACATGATTTTCAAGATGACATCAAAAGACTCCTTCCAATTTGCAAGA encodes:
- the LOC5518933 gene encoding uncharacterized protein LOC5518933: MASKFPEKFAAGRGRALQAMKCMPLEAEKFARRKKMQELFIKGEVSLREEIPESLLRLQTPHSIKKSVKRKTSEDGKASNNSNMSKNMDDKASSREPALSSTVKPEIGNGIHHKGKDILNYQDTVKSDSVAVTRKTEGAISSNTRPLRRPEKATTKSMNAIKFEDKESVPISTKSKIRLTQKSKKESGDDEGAIGHKAWLEWEKKVVVKGSLDDDDLQEIAIVEDNDDISDVIVHQYIDALHKNQKKKGLKHNNKITPNQVQQLSKLKSTSNADCVRVAPGTLPNPPKGDDRWGGVELKSVSAPSGWGNLESDGLNRYNDGSACWSSQSNPYGGVSWSNCS